A genomic region of Solanum dulcamara chromosome 2, daSolDulc1.2, whole genome shotgun sequence contains the following coding sequences:
- the LOC129874340 gene encoding small polypeptide DEVIL 4: MKMGSTNMGSSKRRVSSRGVGGVLREQRAKLYIIRRCVVMLLCWHD; encoded by the coding sequence atgAAGATGGGAAGCACAAATATGGGAAGTTCAAAGAGGAGAGTTTCAAGTAGAGGAGTTGGAGGAGTTCTTAGAGAACAAAGGGCAAAACTTTATATTATTAGAAGATGTGTGGTCATGCTCCTTTGTTGGCATGATTGA